Proteins encoded within one genomic window of [Enterobacter] lignolyticus SCF1:
- a CDS encoding ABC transporter substrate-binding protein, whose protein sequence is MKKYFKLSALAVAAGLFSAHGMAAAGALPQVTMMVGGIDKQIYLPYQLAQNLGFFKKYGVDMQLSTEHSGGVGAEEAMLSGQVDMSGAWYEHTIEFQQMGKDVIDIVQLSGAPGEREMCTSASGIKTPADWKGKTVGVTDLGSGTDDLTLYLASRHALASKDFTRVGVGAGPTMIGALQHDRIVCGMTTQPTVNAIEKMKVGYSAIDLATGDGVKKWLGGYLPSASVLARADWVKAHPVETQAVVNAMVATMRWISTHSAAEIADNLPADFVSNPLSTREEYINALTKDKGQFLPDGMMPKGGPETVLKIEQAVGKITKPVNLETTYTNAYVIKANAMLDAEAKAGK, encoded by the coding sequence ATGAAGAAATACTTTAAACTATCAGCGTTAGCCGTAGCGGCAGGGCTTTTCAGCGCGCATGGGATGGCGGCAGCCGGCGCTTTGCCTCAGGTCACCATGATGGTGGGCGGTATTGATAAGCAAATTTATCTGCCTTACCAGCTGGCGCAGAATCTGGGGTTCTTTAAGAAATACGGCGTTGATATGCAGTTAAGCACGGAGCACAGCGGCGGCGTTGGCGCGGAAGAAGCGATGCTGTCAGGCCAGGTGGATATGTCGGGAGCCTGGTATGAACACACCATCGAGTTCCAGCAGATGGGCAAAGATGTTATCGACATCGTGCAGCTCAGCGGGGCGCCTGGCGAACGCGAGATGTGTACGTCGGCGTCGGGAATCAAAACCCCTGCCGACTGGAAAGGTAAAACGGTCGGCGTCACTGACCTGGGGTCGGGCACCGATGATTTGACGCTGTATCTGGCTTCCCGCCATGCCCTGGCGTCAAAAGATTTTACCCGTGTCGGCGTCGGCGCAGGGCCGACGATGATTGGCGCCCTGCAGCATGACAGGATCGTTTGCGGCATGACGACGCAGCCAACCGTAAACGCCATTGAGAAAATGAAGGTCGGCTACTCGGCAATTGACCTGGCCACTGGCGACGGCGTTAAAAAATGGCTCGGAGGCTATCTCCCCTCGGCCAGCGTGCTGGCGCGCGCGGACTGGGTAAAAGCGCATCCGGTGGAGACGCAGGCGGTGGTCAATGCGATGGTAGCGACGATGCGCTGGATAAGCACCCACAGCGCCGCGGAGATTGCCGATAACCTTCCGGCCGATTTCGTCAGCAACCCGCTGTCAACGCGTGAGGAATACATTAACGCGCTGACGAAAGACAAAGGACAATTTTTGCCTGACGGCATGATGCCGAAAGGAGGGCCGGAAACGGTGCTGAAGATAGAACAGGCGGTAGGTAAGATAACGAAGCCGGTGAATCTTGAGACGACATATACTAATGCGTATGTCATCAAAGCAAACGCAATGCTGGATGCCGAGGCGAAAGCCGGTAAATAG